Proteins encoded in a region of the Vicia villosa cultivar HV-30 ecotype Madison, WI linkage group LG5, Vvil1.0, whole genome shotgun sequence genome:
- the LOC131606216 gene encoding ribonuclease 1-like → MKLFIFIIFFYLQVPNYEGNAYDFLKLVEQWPPAACLPNKCFRITNGFGVHGLWPSNTSGIHSRTCDSSTKFTTSMVQPLFPRINNSWPEVINGKEEWFWGHEWEAHGKCSEAKFPGSDYFKLALDIKDRANLLQALNSKNIKPGSSEPVKDFEDAIKSVINGKRPELRCLKDRKGVVYLHEVGLCLDPDGVQYIDCPLISQPPPSVTNCLLNPKLMLLPL, encoded by the exons ATGAAGCTCTTCATTTTTATCATCTTTTTTTACTTGCAGGTGCCAAACTATGAAGGCAATGCTTACGATTTTTTGAAACTCGTGGAGCAATGGCCTCCTGCGGCATGTCTACCAAACAAGTGCTTCAGAATTACAAATGGTTTCGGTGTGCATGGCTTATGGCCAAGCAACACCAGTGGAATTCATAGCCGTACGTGCGATTCTTCTACAAAGTTTACAACCAGTATG gtcCAACCACTCTTTCCCCGTATCAACAATTCATGGCCCGAGGTGATAAATGGGAAGGAAGAATGGTTTTGGGGTCACGAGTGGGAGGCTCATGGCAAGTGTTCAGAAGCAAAATTCCCAGGTTCAGACTACTTCAAACTTGCCCTCGATATCAAGGATAGGGCTAATCTCCTACAAGCACTGAATAGTAAAAACATTAAACCAGGAAGTTCTGAACCGGTGAAAGATTTCGAAGATGCAATTAAAAGTGTAATCAATGGGAAGAGGCCTGAACTTCGCTGCTTAAAAGATCGTAAGGGAGTGGTGTATTTGCATGAGGTTGGACTATGCTTGGACCCTGATGGAGTTCAGTATATTGATTGTCCTTTAATTTCTCAGCCTCCACCTTCTGTTACAAATTGTTTGCTGAACCCAAAGCTTATGCTACTCCCACTTTAA